CCTTGTCCTATAGTGACTTTCCTAATTTTTTGTCTCCTAAGATTACTTCTTGTGACTTCAAAATGGAATCCATTTTATGTGAATGTTTTATTATATTGTCAGGTGGTTCTGTAACTGATTGTTATTCAGGTGTAAATGATGTTAAATATTCATTTGTGTTACGAAAATCAACTTTGTAAATGCAATTAATTGCATTGATTTTAATCCTTTTACTTAGTTTTTTATCATGTTGGTTGTTTGAATATAACTGACTTGTAACTAGTATTATAGTGTTGTTGTTGTTCTTTGTTTAATCCCTTTTATAATTTTTTAGTGCTTTAATGGTTTTTTTTATTTTCTCTACTCTGTACTTTTGTAATGGAAAGTAAATGTAAGCAGTGCAATTTATTGCATTGTGCCATAAGAGTAATAGATCTTCAAAATTAGGATATGAAAGAGATAAACCAACTTAAGCAGACGTATCAGAATATCGAAACTTCGGTATATGATAGCAAAGAATTGGGGTCAGTTGCAGTTGCACAAAGAATTGCACAATTAATTCGTAAGAAAGCGACACAAGAGAAGCCTTTTGTTTTAGGATTGGCTACTGGTGCTACACCACTTGGAGTATATGCTGAGTTGGTTCGTTTGCATAAAGAAGAGGGTTTGAGTTTTGAGAATGTAGTTACTTTCAACCTTGATGAGTATCTACCAATGGCTCCAGCTGATAAGAACAGTTATGTTCGTTTTATGCATGAAAATCTCTTCGATCATATTGATATTAAGTCGGAGAACGTTCACATTCCTGATGGAACAATAGGAGAAGAGGAAGTAGTTGATTTCTGTCGTGAGTACGAAGCGAAGATTGCCTCTTTGGGAGGATTGGATCTTCAGATTCTAGGTATTGGTCGTTCTGGTCACATTGGATTTAATGAACCAGGATCTGGTCTTTACTCATTGACACGTCGAGTAAAACTAGATGCAATTACTATTAAAGATGCTGCGAAAGATTTTGGTGGTGTTGCGAATGTTCCTCATGAGGCTATTACTATGGGGATCAGTACTATCCTTAATGCTAAACGTGTTGTTTTGATGGCTTGGGGAGAAAGCAAAGCTCCTATTGTGAAGAAAGCTATCGAGGATGAGATCACAGATCTAATTCCTGCTACTTACTTACAATACCACTCCAATGTGCGTTTTGTTCTAGATAATGATGCTGCAACTGAATTGGCAACAACAGACATGCCTTGGTTGTTTGGTGATATCGAATGGAACGACCGTATGATTCGTAAGGCAGTAACATGGTTGGCACTACAAGTTCAAAAGCCTGTATTGAAACTTACTGATGAAGATTATACCAAATATGGAATGCGTGATCTTCTTGAGAAGTGTTGCAATTCATATAACATTAACATAAAAGTATTTAACGATCTTCAGCATACTATCACTGGATGGCCAGGAGGAAAGCCAAATGCTGATGATACGAATAGACCAGCTCCTTCGGAGCCAGCAAAAAAGAAAATTGCTGTATTCTCACCTCACCCAGATGATGATGTAATTTCAATGGGAGGAACATTTATTCGTTTGGCTTCTCAAGGTCATGATGTAAATGTAGCTTACCACGTTTCTGGTAATATTGCCGTAGCTGATGAGGATGTATTGCGTTATGCGAAGTTTATCAAGATGTTTAATGGAACTTTCGGTGGAGGAGACTCTGTTGCTGAGGCAAAATTAGACAAAGCGGTTGAGATCATTAAAAATCGTAAGCCAGGAGATCTAGATTCTCCAGAGGCACTAGAAATTAAAGGTCTTCTTCGTCGTCTTGAAGCAATTAACGCAGATGAGTTTGTTGGGGTTCCTGAAGAGAAGGTAACATTCTTGGACATGCCTTTCTACAAAACGGGTACAGTGGAAAAGAAGCCTCTATCTCAGGATGATATTGATGTGATCGTAAACTATCTACAACAGATTAAGCCACAACAAATATATGCTGCTGCCGATCTTGCTGATCCACATGGTACTCATGGTGTTTGTTTCGAAGCCTTGATTGCTGCTTTAAAACAACTTGAAGGAGAAGCTTGGTTAGAAAATTGTGTTCTATGGGGTTACCGTGGAGCATGGGCAGAGTGGAATATTGCAGATGTAGATATGGCTGTTCCATTGAGTCCTTGTGAAGTAGATGGTAAGATTAAAGCAATCTATTGTCACGGTTCACAAAAAGACAACGTTCTATTCCCTGGAGAAGACAAACGTGAGTTCTGGGAAAGAGCACGTGATCGTAACAATGCCACTGCAGAACTTTATGACAAACTAGGCCTTGCTGAGTATGAAGCAATGGAAGTGTTTGCTAAATATGATTTTAGAAAGTAATATATAGATGTATTAAGCATATTTCGTTTTTGTGATTTGTAAGGAGATCTTTCTCATTTTGAGAAGGGTCTCCTTCTCTTTTTTAAGATAGTTTATTGAAAATTGGATGTTTTCTTATTTTATGAAAAAAAACAATAATGTCACCTATAGAATGGGGAATTCAATAGATTCTGACTTGTATTATGTTATCTGTTTGATTTTAAATTAATTGACTGTGTATAATAAAAGAGTGTATTATGTCGTTCATACTAATATAGTTGTTTCAATAATAATTAAAGCTATTCATATGAAACGATATACCCTTATTTATATCATTGCATTGCTACTAGGTTCTAGTCTCACGGTGAATGCACAAAGTGGACTTGTAGATCATAGTTTTAAGGAGAGAAAGCCTGCTGAACTACCACCCGTAAGAGAGGCTGATGTTATTTGGCAAAAAACTTTATGGAGGATTATTGACCTAAGAGAGAGAATGAATCAAAATTTATACTATCCAACAGTGTCAATAGGAGATCGTAAAAGTCTTGCATATTGTCTATTACAAGGAATACAACAAGGAGAATACTTGGGGTTTAAACCAGGAGACACAGCAAGTGAATTTAGTGAACCGATGACTTGGGGAGAAATTGTCTCTAGTATGACTTCTGGCTTTGCGAGTACAATGAGTCCTGATAGCATTCCTGATGATTACGATATTCAAGATAATATTGATTTCTCACTAGTTAAGCAACTGATGGTAAAAGAGAGTTGGTTTTTTAATAAACAGAGCTCTCGTATGGAGGTGCGAATACTTGCAATTTGTCCTATTTTGATCTATCCTAAAGATATTGTAAATCCGGATGAGAATCTAGTTCGTAAACTCACTTTTTGGGTAGAGTATCCAGATACAAGAAACTTCTTATGTAAAAATATGGTGTTTAATCCGTATAACGAAGCTAGAACTTTAAGTTTCGATGATGTCTTTATTAATCGCAAATTTAGTAGTTATATTGTAGGAGAGTCGAATGTATACAACAATCGATTTATTTCGCAATATGCGAAAGGAGAGGATGCACTGAAAGAGATGAAACGTATAGAGAACGAAATATTTAATTGGGAGCAAGATGTTTGGGAGTACTAGTACTCTTTCTTCTTTGAATATCTAAAACCAATAAATTTAAAGCACCACTATATATCCAGTAAACATGGAATATAGTGGTGTTTTTTTTATGATGTTTCGCTACTCTGTTTTTAAACGTTTACATTGTTTTATTTGATGCTTGGACTCGTTTTAGGGTAGTGTTAAGAGATCGTCTTATCTGCTCTTAAATCGTTTCTTTAGGCTATTGTTGAGGTGAGAAGAATATGTATTGCCTTATCTTGCATGTCTAAAGCTTATTGCTTTCCTGTTTGCCCTTAAAATGTGATGAATTTTCTATACGTAAACAGATCAAAGCTGTCTATATGAACTTTGTTTTATGAGGGATTACAGGCTACTTTCTCTACCCTTTATTCATGGTTTGCTCATGGTTCAGGCATCGAATCGATGGACAAACCATGGACAAACCATGGACAAAGTAGCCTACAATCCCCTATGAAATACTATTCAAATCCGTATCGTGGCACTGTCCATAAAAGTGTGTAAATTGTAATTAGTAATGTCCCATTTTGATATGAATTAGGTTCTCATTCTCTTTTTATAATATCTAATGCTATCGTTCTGTTTTCTTTTTTAAGTGGGGATGAGGTGTGAAAGTTATATATGATGACATGGATTGTCTGGTTTCGTAAGTAGAAGCAATCTTTTTTTTCAGATGGGAGAATTGAACTATTAATGGAGCGTGATTTTGTATTAGGAAATGTAATGTTTGAACTTAGTCTTTTTGATCTTTAGTGAAGAGGAGGTTTTCTTATATCCTTGTTGTTTGTTTCGTGACAAAGGATCTTAGAAGAAGAGTTTTATTGTGATTTTTTGTGTTAATTCTGAGAAATCTTGCAATGTTAAAAGTATTGAACAGTTTCTGTGAATAAGGAATAGATATAATTTGATTGTAAGCTGTTATGTAGGGTCTATTTTTTGTTTTAAACAGTTTATTAATTCTGTTGATAACTTTGAATAGAAAGGGTATTATACTTTTTTACAGGAAAAAATAAGTTCCTTTTTGCTGAAGAAGTGGCGGTGTAATTGGTAAAATGGATTATTCAGTTGAAATGTTGATAATCTCTTTATAAGATTAAAAAAAACCAAAAACAAGAGGTTGTTTTGGTTTTAACAGAGCGAAAAACGGGACTTGAACCCGCGACCCCAACCTTGGCAAGGTTGTGCTCTACCAACTGAGCTATTTTCGCAAAAACAAAAAAAATTCTCTAGGAATAGAGAATATTTGTGAATACAGAAATTGAATAAAAAAGTAGTACTCGGAGCGGGACTTGAACCCGCACGATCGCGATGATCATTGGATTTTAAGTCCAACGTGTCTACCAATTCCACCATCCGAGCGTAATACTTTAAAGAGCGAAAAACGGGACTCGAACCCGCGACCCCAACCTTGGCAAGGTTGTGCTCTACCAACTGAGCTATTTTCGCGTAAAATAAAAATAAATAAAGAACAGAGCGAAAAACGGGACTCGAACCCGCGACCCCAACCTTGGCAAGGTTGTGCTCTACCAACTGAGCTATTTTCGCGACGATTGAACAAAATAAAAAGTAGTACTCGGAGCGGGACTTGAACCCGCACGATCGCGATGATCATTGGATTTTAAGTCCAACGTGTCTACCAATTCCACCATCCGAGCGTAATACTTTAAAGAGCGAAAAACGGGACTCGAACCCGCGACCCCAACCTTGGCAAGGTTGTGCTCTACCAACTGAGCTATTTTCGCATTTGTTTAATATTTAAAAGAACGTCTTTCTTTTGAAAGGCGTTGCAAATATATAGGATATTTCTTTTCTGCCAAAGGCTAAAGAGAAAAAAAAATAAGGAAAAAACTATTTGGTTCGGTTTTTTCCTTATGATTCTATTCATTATCAAAAAAATAGAGAGATGTTAAAGGCCTGAAATTTTTTTGATTTCATCGAGCTTATTTAGTGCTTCCATAGGAGTTAGGTTGTTTATATCGGTATTTTTGATCTCTTCTCTAATTTGTTCGAGCACTGGATCGTCTAATTGGAAAATACTTAATTGATAGTCTCCTTCTGGTTTTGCGATGGTTTGAGCTGATTTAATTTCTTTGTTCTGATGATTGTGTCCAGACTTGCTTTCTAGCTGTTCTAGGATATTATTAGCCCTGTTTACAACCGATTTTGGCATTCCTGCAAGTTTTGCTACATGAATACCAAAGCTATGGTTCGATCCACCTCTTTCGAGTTTTCGAAGGAAAATAATTTGATTTCCAGACTCTTTAATAGAGACATTATAATTTTTAATTCTTTCGAAATCATTTTCCATTTCATTGAGCTCATGATAGTGGGTTGCAAAAAGTGTTTTTGCTTTAATATCTTTCATTTGATGGATATATTCCACTATAGACCACGCAATAGAGATTCCATCATAAGTACTAGTACCTCTCCCTAGTTCATCAAAAAGAATTAGGCTCCGTTGGGAGATATTATTTAGGATACTAGCCGCTTCATTCATCTCTACCATAAATGTGGATTCGCCCATAGAGATGTTGTCAGATGCACCGACTCTAGTGAAAATTTTATCTACAATCCCGATCTCTGCTTTTTGAGCTGGAACGAAACAACCTATTTGGGCCATTAATGTGATCAAAGCAGTTTGACGAAGCAGCGCAGATTTACCGGACATATTTGGGCCAGTAATCATCATGATCTGTTGGCTGTTGTTGTCCAATAGGATATCATTTGCAATATAGCTTTCTCCAATTGGTAGTTGTTGTTCGATCACGGGATGTCTTCCCTGTTTGATGTCAATAATCAAAGAGTCGTTGATGTTTGGACAGTTGTATTCGTTTTTCTCAGAGATCTTCGCAAAGGAGCTTAGACAATCGATACAAGAAAGAACATTTGCATTTAGTTGAATGGCTTGGATATATTCAGAGAGTGCACAGATTAGTTTATTGTAAAGAGAGAGTTCTAGTGCTGCAATCTTTTCTTCTGCACCTAATATCTTTGACTCATACTCTTTCAGCTCTTCTGTGATATACCTCTCCGCACTTACGAGTGTTTGCTTTCTAATCCAGTTCTCAGGGACTTTATCTTTGTGGGTGTTGCGTACCTCTATATAATACCCAAAGACATTATTAAACCCAATTTTCAAAGATGGGATTCCGGTCGCTTCGCTCTCTCTCTGTTGAAGTCGTTTTAAGTAGTCTTTCCCAGAGAAAGCAATACTTCTTAGTTCGTCTAATTCATCAGAAACACCATCTGCAATAACATTCCCTTTATGAAGCAGAACAGGAGGTTCGTTGACCAACTCAGCTTCTATTCGTTCGCGAATTGCAGTACAGGGGTTTAGTTGATCTGCATAGGATTGTAGTGTTTGGTTGTTAGAGGCTTTACAGTATGCGATAATCGGTTCTATGGCAAGTAACGCATCTTTTAATTGTGCTACTTCTCTAGGGTTTATACGCCCTACGGCTACTTTAGAGATAATTCTTTCGAGATCGGATATCTTTCGTAGTTCATAGTCTATTTGATCGCGAAGATTTTCTTGATCAGACATAGCAGAAACTACTTCTAATCGGTTGTTTATCGCATTCACATTTTTTAAAGGAAGTGCAACCCATCTACGCATCATTCTAGCTCCCATAGGAGTGATTGTTTGATCTAGAATTTTAATAAGGGTGGTGGCTCCTTCGTGTAGTGATCCAAATAGTTCTAAGTTATGAATTGTAAACTTATCTAGCCATACATATTTATCTTCTTCGATACGAGAGATGGAAGAGATATGTTTAATTTGGTGGTGTTGGGTCAGATCTAGATAATATAGAATTGCTCCAGCCGATACGATTCCTGCATGTAAGGTATCGATACCAAATCCTTTGAGGTTATTTGTATGAAAATGTTTTGTGAGCTTTTCTATTGAATTATCATAGTTGTATATCCATTCGTCTAAACCATAGGTGTAAAATGGATCGGCACCTACTGAAGACAATAGGTTTTTAGCATCTTTTGGAAATAATATCTCTTTGGGCCTAAAGGAGCTAATCAATTTGTCGATATAGCTTTTCTCCCCTTCTGCAACGAGAAATTCTCCTGTAGAGATATCTAGGAAAGCAACACCAATGTTCTGTTTGGTAAAAAATATTGATGCAAGAAAATTGTTCTCTTTATGATTTAGTACATTGTCGTCAATGGACACACCTGGAGTCACAAGTTCGGTAATGCCTCTTTTTACAATTTTCTTTGTTGTTTTTGGATCTTCCAATTGTTCGCAAATTGCGACTCGTTGTCCTGCACGAACAAGTTTCGGAAGATATAGATCAAGAGAATGGTGAGGGAACCCTGCGAGTTCTACAAAACTAGCTGCGCCATTGGCACGCTTGGTAAGGGTGATACCTAATATCGAAGCAGCTTTGATCGCATCTTCGCCAAATGTTTCATAAAAATCTCCTACTCTGAATAGTAATATTGCATCTGGATGTTTTGCCTTGATGGTATAATATTGTTTCATCAAGGGGGTCTCTACGTATTTCTTTGTTTGTGCCAACGTCTCTTATTTTTTTTGCTTTTACCTAAAAGCAAAGATATAAATGTTCTATCAATTATAAAGGAGACAATATGGGTTATACAAGTATAAAAATGGCATACATAGAGATTAGAAATGTAGATATTAACATAAATATAGCAATAGAATATTCATTTTTAAGGTTATTCGTGTGTTATATGTGGTAAATTTATTAATTTCAATGCTTTAAAATTAGACTTAGGTCTTTCTAATGGAATTATTAGAGAGTTAATAATTGAAATATAACCCGTAAACTCTTAGTCTTGAGGAGTTGTTTGAAAAAAACTAGTTTGTCGTAGTCATATACCTAACTGTTATTCATATAGGAACAGTGTGAGTTTGGAAGACTCACCTTTTCGATAATTTTCACAACTAAGAGTATTAGTTCAAGAAACATGCAGAAGAAAAAAGTTACCGTTACTGAAGAGACTCATTTTACTATATACCAAAGAATGGTACGTTTACGTCTGTTACCAACAAAAAAGCAGATGATGCAGGTTGGTTATGATGTAAAGAAACTTCATGATGAGACATTTCCTGATGTTACATTTACTTATCAAAAAGAGGAGCAGGAGCTTCCTGATCAAAAGAATACACGTTTTTTTGAGGTAAGATGGTACTCAAAAGAGAAACGCGATTTCGTGAAGGAAGTAGATGCAATATTAAAGGCTGTTGACTGTCCTAAGAAAAAGAGAGAGCGAAAGAAAACGTATGTCTCTACTCGTGATGAGAGTGTAAAAGAAAGAAGGACTTTCTAATTTATTTTTCGCTCATCTCCTTATTCCTAATATAGATTTAAATTTTGTCTTTATGATGATGTGCTTATCCAAGCTCTCTTTTATAATCAATGGAATCTATTAAGTTATATATGACTTGTTGCATTTGAGGTCTTAAGTTCAATTCGTAAAGAATACGATCTTTACGAGTTGGATAGACCCTATTAGAGAAGAAAATAAAGAGTACTTTTCCTTTAGGATCGGCCCAGGCAAACGTTCCAGTAAAACCTCCGTGTCCAAAGCTGTCGCTAGAACAGCCATAAGCTGGATAACACTCCTCCATGCTTTTATCGGAATTGTTGATTAGAGGCTTGTCGAAGGCTAGCCCTCGTCTATTTTCGTTTTCTGGGAACTGTTGTTTTGTAAACTCTTTTATGGTTGAAGGTTGAACAAATTGTTTGTCACCATATTTTCCATTATTGAGAAACATTTGGAATATTTTTGCACAATCAATGATATCTCCAAAAAGTCCTGCATTTCCAGAGACCCCTCCCATTAGTGCAGCTCCTTCATCATGAACGTAACCAACAATAAGGCGTTTTCTGAAGAATCGATCATTTTCTGTTGGGACATACCTGTTGTGGGCAAAGTACTTATATGGATTGTATGTAACTGTTGTTGCTCCAAGAGGTCGATAGATAGAGTCACGGAGATATTTTTCGTAATTGGTTTTTGTTATCAGCTCAATCATACGAGGGAAGGTGAAAAAGGCCAACCCTGAATAGGTGTATTTCTTCTTATCTAATAGTTCTGATTGGGTAATCTCTGAGTAGACAGTGTCCTTAAAACTATTTTTAATATAGAGGTTGGGAGCTATTTTAAGGTTATAATTTTTTGACTTATGGCGATGAACCACATCTCTTTTAAATTTTCCTTGTCGATCCATCGTGCTATTCCATAGAGGAAGGTATGGTTTAAGTTGCCCTTGATGTGCTAAAATATCTCTTAGAGGGATATCTTTTTTATTGGAGTTTTTCCATAGTTGCCAATAGGTAGAGTAAGGTTCATCTAATGATATCTTATGCTTTTCGTATAATTGCATGATTGGAATTGTAGGTCCAGTCACTTTTGTGATGGAAGCCCAATCATAGATATCGTCTTTTTTCACCTCTATATTCTTTTTGTAAGTGTGGTAACCATAGGTCTGATGGAAGATCACATGGTTGTCTTTTGCAATCAATATCTGACATCCAGGATATGCTTTTTCTAAAATTCCTAATTTTGCTAAGGAGTCTATTTTCGCAGTTAACTGTGTTGAGTTAATATTTTCATATTCAGGAGTTGAAAATCCAAGTCTTCCACTGTTTTTACGAGTCAGTCCATATCCTTGAGTATAGATAGGGGAGAGTGTATTGGATAAGATTCCATTAATTTTATTTGCACCCATTACAGACTGGGCTACGATATCTTGAGCCAATGTATTTTTCCCAGATGCCAATACTACAGATATATCATCATCAAGTAGCGTGGCATTTGTTAAAGCTTTTGCGTCTCCAAACCATACTAAAATGATGTTCTTCTCATCTAGTACTCTTGTAATGATTTTGAGATTTTCAACACTGTGATGATCAAATCCTTTAAGTCCTAAGATGATTTGTGTCTTCTTTGGTAGTTGACTAAGAAATGTATTGACCTCCTTATAGTTCACATTGGAGCTAATATGGAAGTCTTCAATGTGAGTGTATGATTTTAGCCTTTGAGTAAAGTGTGGTATCGAATCTTTTTCGAAGGTAATACAAGTAAAATGTTTTTGACCAAGATTATTTGTAGGAACCAAGCGGTTGGAGTCTTTTATAAGAACGATACTCTCTTCATACAGGTTTTGACTATATACTTTCTTAATGCTGTTTAGTCTGCTTAATGAAATAGTATTTTTTGTTTTACTCCATTTGTATAATTCAAAGATATTCTTGCTTGTGGATTTTAACTTAAAAGAGCTCTCCGAGTGCTTTGCCAAACGCTGTGCGATTTTGTCAACAATCTTCCACTGTTGAGGTTTAAGTACAATCATTTGATTTCCATTGAGTATCGAGTTTTGAGATATGTTCCTAATTTTAGAGTTAGAGTGAATCTCACTTAGGTTGTTTATATCGATAAAACAGTAAGTGCTAAAATGTACTGGGTCTTTAAGTATCTGTTGTATGGTCTTGGATGTGGCTCCACTATGATTGTAATTGTAGGCTGTTCCTTTCCATAAATGGTCGGAATCGGGATGATGATCCTCTCTATAATTTTTTATCTCTGTGGATAAGTTCTTTTTTGAAAGAGAGTAGTTTTCTGAGAGGTCGTGGATGCCTATTATTTTAGAGTGATGTAGTCCTTGCCAAAAGAGTTTGTCTCTCTGTATCTGCTTGCTTTTATATGCTGTGAGATTCTGTTCGATAGTATAACTCATTTTACTCCCCAATACTAATGATGGAGTGATATACATGGATGCTCCGATGGCTCTTAGATAGTTGCCATAAAGAGAGCCATAATAGTAAGCCAAAGAGTCGTTGTCTACTCTTTTTAATAGTGTAGGATCAAGATTTACAATAGGAGTTGTAGCGTCTGCTTTTATCGCAATAATTAGGGGACTTGCTATTCGCTTTTTTATCTTTTGAATCTGTTGCTTTAGAATGGTTGCTGACTTTTCTTTTAAAAGAACTCCTCCGACCTCCTCTTTCTCAATAATCCGAAGTCCTTGTATATAGAGGGAGTCTGTCGTCATATTGAGCATTATAACCTTTTCTGTCTGCTCTTTTAATTGTTTCAACTCCTCTTTGTCTTTATATATATTAGCATATATGTTCTGAATACAGAAAAATGTAAAAATAAAAAGGGTATATTTTATAGTGTGTGTGTGCATGTTTCCTATGGTGATTTGTGTATTTATTAAACCCTTCTGTGGTTTAAAAAGTTCTATTGGTTTGAAATTGTCTTTTTTGAAAGATCTAGGACCTCTATATCCTCAAATTTTGCTATTTTAAAAGATAAAAACAAGTTAAAAAGATGTTGAAACAAATAAAAAGTGGTAATAAGTCGATGATAATAGCTTTTGTGTTATGTTTTATAGTGATTGGTGCGTCCGAACTAAAAGCAGATCGACCAATTAAGATGGGAGCGCAGTCTACTGATATCTATCTTGATGAATTAAAAGGGGAGCGTGTCGGAGTGGTCGTCAATCATACATCTTATGTGGATCAAGTTCATCTTGTCGATTTTTTAGTATCTAAAAATATAAAGGTTCAGAAAATATTTGCACCAGAACATGGTTTTAGAGGAAATCATAGTGATGGTGCTAAGGTCTCAAATAGTGTGGATCCAAAAAGTGGTGTGTCGATTGTGTCATTATATGGAAAACATAAGAAGCCAACGGATCAAATGATGCAAGACATAGATGTCTGTGTGTTTGATATTCAAGATGTGGGATGTCGTTTTTATACATATATTTCAACTCTTTTTTATGTGATGGAGTCTTGTGCAAAGAATGATGTACGTTTGATTGTATTAGATCGCCCTAATCCTAATGGGGATTATGTGGATGGGCCTGTGTTAGATCTTAAATATCGCTCTTTTGTTGGAATTGCACCAATACCTATTGTTCATGGATGTACCATAGGAGAGTTGGCAAAGATGTATCAGGGAGAGAAGTGGATATCGAATGCTTCTAAGCTTCAAATGAAGGTGGTGCCATGTCAGGGATACGACCATAGGATGAAGTATGTACCTCCGATTGCCCCATCTCCTAATTTACCAAATTATAAATCGATACGACTTTATCCATCTTTGTGTTTTTTTGAGGCAACCACTGCAAGTATTGGTCGTGGTACTGAAATACCTTTTCAGGTAATAGGTTATCCTGATTCAACAATGGGAGATTTTACTTTTGAGCCTCAATCAATACCCCATGTCTCTAAATATCCGAAGCATGAGGGAGAAGTGTGTTACGGTGAATCTTTCCCTAATGATGAAGACTATCCAACATTTACTTTTAAGTATCTATATAATTGGTCGAAGAAATTTCAGTGTACTAATGACTTTGTCGATCGTCCTAAGTGGATGAATCTGTTGGTTGGTAGTGATCTTGTGGTAAATGCACTACAAAAAAAAATACCACTATCTCAATGGAAAGAGAAATATTCTAAGGATTTAACACGTTATAAGCAGGTACGGAAAAAATATTTATTATATCCTGAATGAAAAATATCTTGAGAGAATATAAGGTTTATTGTCGTGTTGTTTTATGGCTTGTCAGTTTTAGTCTTTTGCTTAATGCATGTAAACTTAATGATGAGGTCGGTTTTAGTGGTGGAGATTTGGCCTTCTCTACAGATACGATTATGGTGGATACGCTTTTTGCAGATCATGCCTCTAAGGTGTATAATTTAAAGGTTTATAATCCATCGGATAAGAATCTACTAGTTCACCACGTTAGCCTACAAGGTGGTGACAATTCTGTTTACAAGGTGAATGTGGACGGAATGAGTGGGAGTTCTTTTCAAGATATCTCTATTCTTCCTAAGGATAGTTTGTTTCTCTTTATCAAAGCGAAGTTTCCTTCTTCGGAGAATTCTGCTCCTATTTTAATGAAAGACTCAATCTTTTTTAAGACAGATATGGGAACAGCAAAGGTTCTTTTGATAGGATGGAATCAGAATTTTGAACGTATCCCATCTTTTACGGATACTAAAACAGTCTTAAAGTCCGATAAACCCTATTTGGTGTCTAAGATGGTGGAGGTCCCTGTATCTCATGAGTTAATTGTGAAGGCAGGAACTCAACTATATTTTGATTTAGATGCCGGAGTGAATGTCAAAGGTCGGGTAATTGTAGAAGGGACTAGCGATAGTTTTGTCCAATTCTACACATCTAATAGAGACACCATGTATCGAGATGTTGCCAATCAATGGAAAGGACTTTATTTTGCC
The Prolixibacteraceae bacterium DNA segment above includes these coding regions:
- the nagB gene encoding glucosamine-6-phosphate deaminase, whose amino-acid sequence is MKEINQLKQTYQNIETSVYDSKELGSVAVAQRIAQLIRKKATQEKPFVLGLATGATPLGVYAELVRLHKEEGLSFENVVTFNLDEYLPMAPADKNSYVRFMHENLFDHIDIKSENVHIPDGTIGEEEVVDFCREYEAKIASLGGLDLQILGIGRSGHIGFNEPGSGLYSLTRRVKLDAITIKDAAKDFGGVANVPHEAITMGISTILNAKRVVLMAWGESKAPIVKKAIEDEITDLIPATYLQYHSNVRFVLDNDAATELATTDMPWLFGDIEWNDRMIRKAVTWLALQVQKPVLKLTDEDYTKYGMRDLLEKCCNSYNINIKVFNDLQHTITGWPGGKPNADDTNRPAPSEPAKKKIAVFSPHPDDDVISMGGTFIRLASQGHDVNVAYHVSGNIAVADEDVLRYAKFIKMFNGTFGGGDSVAEAKLDKAVEIIKNRKPGDLDSPEALEIKGLLRRLEAINADEFVGVPEEKVTFLDMPFYKTGTVEKKPLSQDDIDVIVNYLQQIKPQQIYAAADLADPHGTHGVCFEALIAALKQLEGEAWLENCVLWGYRGAWAEWNIADVDMAVPLSPCEVDGKIKAIYCHGSQKDNVLFPGEDKREFWERARDRNNATAELYDKLGLAEYEAMEVFAKYDFRK
- the gldN gene encoding gliding motility protein GldN, with the translated sequence MKRYTLIYIIALLLGSSLTVNAQSGLVDHSFKERKPAELPPVREADVIWQKTLWRIIDLRERMNQNLYYPTVSIGDRKSLAYCLLQGIQQGEYLGFKPGDTASEFSEPMTWGEIVSSMTSGFASTMSPDSIPDDYDIQDNIDFSLVKQLMVKESWFFNKQSSRMEVRILAICPILIYPKDIVNPDENLVRKLTFWVEYPDTRNFLCKNMVFNPYNEARTLSFDDVFINRKFSSYIVGESNVYNNRFISQYAKGEDALKEMKRIENEIFNWEQDVWEY
- the mutS gene encoding DNA mismatch repair protein MutS; this encodes MAQTKKYVETPLMKQYYTIKAKHPDAILLFRVGDFYETFGEDAIKAASILGITLTKRANGAASFVELAGFPHHSLDLYLPKLVRAGQRVAICEQLEDPKTTKKIVKRGITELVTPGVSIDDNVLNHKENNFLASIFFTKQNIGVAFLDISTGEFLVAEGEKSYIDKLISSFRPKEILFPKDAKNLLSSVGADPFYTYGLDEWIYNYDNSIEKLTKHFHTNNLKGFGIDTLHAGIVSAGAILYYLDLTQHHQIKHISSISRIEEDKYVWLDKFTIHNLELFGSLHEGATTLIKILDQTITPMGARMMRRWVALPLKNVNAINNRLEVVSAMSDQENLRDQIDYELRKISDLERIISKVAVGRINPREVAQLKDALLAIEPIIAYCKASNNQTLQSYADQLNPCTAIRERIEAELVNEPPVLLHKGNVIADGVSDELDELRSIAFSGKDYLKRLQQRESEATGIPSLKIGFNNVFGYYIEVRNTHKDKVPENWIRKQTLVSAERYITEELKEYESKILGAEEKIAALELSLYNKLICALSEYIQAIQLNANVLSCIDCLSSFAKISEKNEYNCPNINDSLIIDIKQGRHPVIEQQLPIGESYIANDILLDNNSQQIMMITGPNMSGKSALLRQTALITLMAQIGCFVPAQKAEIGIVDKIFTRVGASDNISMGESTFMVEMNEAASILNNISQRSLILFDELGRGTSTYDGISIAWSIVEYIHQMKDIKAKTLFATHYHELNEMENDFERIKNYNVSIKESGNQIIFLRKLERGGSNHSFGIHVAKLAGMPKSVVNRANNILEQLESKSGHNHQNKEIKSAQTIAKPEGDYQLSIFQLDDPVLEQIREEIKNTDINNLTPMEALNKLDEIKKISGL